The Elusimicrobiota bacterium genome includes a region encoding these proteins:
- the topA gene encoding DNA topoisomerase 1, whose protein sequence is MEALVIVESPTKERTIGKFLSKKYLVKSSYGHVRDLPQRKLGLDMDNDFEPSYVLLPRAKKLLPELNKAAKQAKTIFLATDYDREGEAIAWHLAQMLKVPAAKVKRITFHEITPEAIKSALASPRELDHHLVDAQVARRVLDRLVGYKLSPLLWKKIKRGLSAGRVQSVAVRLICQREADIEKFIPQEYWTLSVLLEKPGNAPFWAHIYSKGSHKFNRLELGSKAMVDEIISEISSANYQVANVEAKERRRQPSPPFTTASLQQEASHRLGFRAQRTMIVAQQLYEGIALANSETVGLITYMRTDSTFIAKAAQDEAEKVIVERFGEKFLPPKRRVFKNKIKGAQEAHEAIRPTSAMRDPESVKIYLTPEQFRLYKLIWDRFMASQMADAIYDTLTVDIAANPSPYVFRANGRTLKFSGFLILQGKEEHSVSESEGSKDADNLEKTETLPPLVEGDSLDKKEVKPEQHFTEPPPRFNEASLVKTMEELGIGRPSTYAPIIQTILARLYVRFEDRRFIPTELGKTVDQQLVENFPEIVDVNFTAGMETRLDNVADGEAKWQTVIRNFWDPFSKKLITAEKDMKVLKPKPQETDVKCDKCGSMMVVRESRFGRFLACATYPICNFKASLDKEGKVVKPEETNEKCTQCGKTIVVRYGRRGKFLACSGYPDCKFTKSMAANGSSSPTVTEKCENCGKDMAMKRGRFGEFLACTGYPDCKTIKKLTA, encoded by the coding sequence ATGGAAGCTTTAGTTATTGTTGAGTCACCAACCAAAGAACGCACCATTGGGAAATTTCTGTCCAAGAAATATCTTGTGAAGAGTTCCTATGGTCATGTGCGTGATTTGCCTCAAAGAAAACTGGGTCTTGATATGGACAACGATTTTGAGCCCAGTTATGTCCTACTGCCCCGCGCTAAGAAACTTCTCCCAGAACTGAACAAAGCCGCCAAACAAGCCAAAACGATTTTCTTGGCGACAGATTACGACCGAGAAGGCGAAGCGATCGCTTGGCATCTGGCTCAGATGTTAAAAGTTCCAGCCGCAAAGGTGAAAAGGATTACCTTCCATGAAATTACTCCGGAGGCCATCAAATCGGCTTTGGCCTCACCCAGAGAGTTGGATCATCATCTTGTGGACGCCCAAGTGGCGCGTCGCGTACTTGACCGATTGGTGGGATATAAACTGTCTCCATTGCTTTGGAAAAAAATTAAACGTGGGCTTTCTGCTGGACGTGTTCAATCTGTGGCGGTTCGGTTGATATGCCAAAGAGAAGCGGATATAGAAAAATTCATCCCGCAGGAATATTGGACGTTATCCGTATTGTTAGAAAAACCAGGGAATGCTCCTTTTTGGGCACATATATATTCGAAAGGCTCGCATAAATTTAATCGGCTTGAGCTTGGATCCAAGGCCATGGTGGATGAAATAATCTCAGAAATTTCATCCGCCAATTATCAAGTGGCCAATGTTGAAGCCAAGGAACGTCGCCGTCAGCCATCCCCTCCTTTCACAACGGCCTCACTTCAGCAAGAAGCCTCTCACCGTCTGGGTTTTCGGGCCCAACGAACCATGATTGTGGCGCAACAACTGTATGAAGGTATCGCGTTGGCCAACAGTGAAACCGTGGGGTTGATAACCTATATGAGAACGGATTCGACCTTTATTGCCAAGGCCGCGCAGGATGAAGCTGAGAAGGTCATTGTTGAACGTTTTGGTGAAAAATTCTTGCCTCCCAAACGACGGGTTTTCAAGAATAAAATCAAAGGCGCTCAGGAGGCGCATGAAGCCATTCGCCCCACATCCGCCATGCGTGATCCAGAGTCGGTGAAAATCTATTTAACGCCAGAACAATTTCGACTCTATAAGCTTATTTGGGACCGTTTTATGGCCAGTCAAATGGCCGATGCCATTTATGACACCTTAACAGTTGATATTGCTGCGAACCCCTCCCCCTATGTATTCCGTGCCAATGGACGAACATTGAAGTTTTCAGGTTTTTTAATCCTTCAAGGGAAAGAGGAGCATTCCGTATCAGAGTCCGAAGGATCAAAAGACGCTGACAACTTAGAAAAAACCGAAACCCTGCCTCCCTTGGTTGAAGGCGATTCTTTAGACAAGAAGGAAGTCAAACCAGAACAACATTTCACTGAACCTCCTCCACGTTTCAACGAAGCCAGCTTGGTGAAAACCATGGAGGAGTTGGGAATTGGGCGGCCGTCCACCTATGCTCCAATTATTCAAACCATTCTAGCGCGCCTCTATGTTCGCTTCGAGGACCGTCGATTTATTCCAACGGAACTTGGAAAAACAGTTGATCAACAATTGGTTGAAAATTTCCCTGAAATCGTAGATGTCAACTTTACCGCTGGAATGGAAACTCGTCTTGATAATGTGGCGGATGGGGAAGCCAAATGGCAAACGGTTATTCGAAATTTTTGGGATCCCTTCTCGAAGAAGTTGATTACGGCTGAAAAAGACATGAAAGTTTTAAAACCCAAACCCCAAGAGACAGATGTAAAGTGCGATAAATGTGGTTCCATGATGGTGGTCAGAGAAAGTCGGTTTGGTCGTTTTTTGGCATGTGCCACCTATCCCATCTGTAATTTCAAAGCTTCCTTGGATAAAGAAGGAAAAGTCGTCAAGCCTGAAGAAACAAATGAAAAATGCACCCAATGTGGAAAGACGATTGTCGTTCGATATGGCCGTCGTGGAAAATTCTTGGCTTGTTCCGGTTATCCCGATTGTAAATTCACCAAATCCATGGCCGCAAATGGATCTTCTTCACCTACGGTAACCGAGAAATGTGAAAATTGTGGAAAAGATATGGCAATGAAGCGGGGACGTTTTGGAGAATTTTTAGCCTGCACAGGTTATCCCGATTGTAAGACCATTAAGAAACTAACCGCTTAA
- the comM_1 gene encoding Competence protein ComM: MAIGRPTPLSICVHNSLLLGPPGSGKTLLARRLPTILPEMEFEEALETTKIHSVAGYLRDTETLVAARPFRSPHHGVSSSAMAGGGSNPRPGEVSLAHRGVLFLDEFPEFDRSVLESLRQPLEDRYVTIVRVANSVKYPSDFLLIAAANPCPCGYYGSSVRPCSCAAVLIQKYRGKISGPLLDRIDLHVEVPALKIEEITEEQIKSETSANIKTRVMRAKAIQSERFGEAGIYENGQMNVSQIKIHCTLDKEGKDILKGAIKKLGLSARAYDRILRVSRTIADLEGKVAIEAAHVAEAIGYRILDRPLGI; this comes from the coding sequence ATGGCCATTGGACGGCCAACTCCGCTGTCAATTTGTGTCCATAACTCCCTCTTGTTGGGGCCTCCCGGATCAGGGAAAACATTGTTGGCTCGACGATTGCCCACCATTCTTCCGGAAATGGAGTTTGAGGAAGCCCTCGAGACGACAAAAATTCATTCAGTGGCGGGTTATTTAAGAGATACCGAAACCTTGGTGGCTGCGCGGCCTTTTAGAAGTCCGCACCACGGCGTGAGTTCATCTGCGATGGCCGGGGGAGGTTCTAATCCCCGTCCGGGAGAGGTTTCCTTGGCGCACCGAGGGGTTTTGTTTTTGGATGAGTTCCCAGAGTTTGACCGAAGTGTTCTTGAAAGCTTGAGGCAACCTTTGGAAGATCGCTATGTAACGATTGTACGGGTGGCCAACTCGGTGAAATATCCATCGGATTTTCTTCTCATTGCTGCAGCCAATCCCTGTCCCTGTGGGTACTATGGTTCTTCCGTTCGTCCCTGTTCTTGCGCGGCTGTTCTAATTCAAAAATATCGCGGGAAAATATCGGGGCCGTTGCTGGATCGAATTGATCTTCATGTGGAAGTCCCCGCCTTAAAAATTGAAGAAATTACCGAAGAGCAAATAAAAAGTGAAACCTCCGCCAACATCAAAACAAGGGTCATGAGGGCCAAGGCCATTCAAAGTGAACGCTTTGGTGAGGCAGGGATATATGAAAATGGACAGATGAATGTAAGCCAAATTAAAATTCATTGCACATTGGACAAGGAAGGAAAAGATATTTTGAAAGGAGCCATAAAAAAATTGGGGTTATCAGCGCGAGCGTACGATCGAATCCTCCGTGTTTCACGAACCATCGCCGATTTGGAGGGGAAAGTCGCCATTGAGGCCGCGCATGTCGCAGAAGCCATCGGATATCGTATCCTGGACCGGCCGTTGGGAATTTAA